One window of the Saccopteryx bilineata isolate mSacBil1 chromosome 2, mSacBil1_pri_phased_curated, whole genome shotgun sequence genome contains the following:
- the CCDC47 gene encoding PAT complex subunit CCDC47, whose product MKVFHAVCVVLLVFGSVSEAKFDDFEDEEDIVEYDDNDFAEFEDVTEDSVTEPPQRVITTEDDEDETTVELEGQDENQEGDFEDADTQEGDTENEPYDDEEFEGYEDKPDTSSSKNKDPITIVDVPAHLQNSWESYYLEILMVTGLLAYIMNYIIGKNKNSRLAQAWFNTHRELLESNFTLVGDDGTNKEATSTGKLNQENEHIYNLWCSGRVCCEGMLIQLRFLKRQDLLNVLARMMRPVSDQVQIKVTMNDEDMDTYVFAIGTRKALVRLQKEMQDLSEFCSDKPKSGAKYGLPDSLAILSEMGEVTEGMMDTKMVHFLTHYADKIESIHFSDQFSGPKIMQEEGQPLKLPETKRTLLFTFNVPGSGNTYPKDMEALLPLMNMVIYSIDKARKFRLNREGKQKADKNRARVEENFLKLTHVQRQEAAQSRREEKKRAEKERIMNEEDPEKQRRLEEAALRREQKKLEKKQMKMKQIKVKAM is encoded by the exons ATGAAAGTCTTCCACGCTGTCTGTGTTGTCCTTTTGGTGTTCGGGAGTGTCTCTGAAGCCAAATTTGATGATTTTGAGGATGAGGAAGACATAGTAGAGTATGATGATAATGACTTTGCTGAATTTGAGGATGTCACAGAAGATTCTGTTACTGAACCTCCTCAACGAGTGATTACCACTGAAGATGATGAAGACGAGACCACTGTGGAGTTGGAAGGACAGGATGAAAACCAAGAAGGAGATTTTGAAGATGCAGATACCCAG GAGGGAGATACAGAGAATGAGCCATATGATGATGAAGAATTTGAAGGTTATGAAGACAAACCAGATACCTCTTCTAGCAAAAATAAAGACCCAATAACAATTGTTGAT GTTCCTGCACACCTCCAGAACAGTTGGGAGAGTTATTATCTAGAAATTTTGATGGTGACTGGTCTGCTTGCCTATATCATGAATTATATCATTGGGAAGAACAAAAACAGTCGCCTTGCTCAAGCCTGGTTTAATACTCATAGAGAGCTTTTGGAGAGCAACTTTACCTTAGTAG GGGATGATGGAACAAACAAAGAAGCCACAAGCACAGGAAAGCTGAACCAGGAGAACGAGCACATCTACAACCTGTGGTGTTCTGGTCGAGTGTGCTGTGAAGGGATGCTTATCCAGCTCAGG TTCCTCAAGAGACAGGACTTACTGAATGTCCTGGCCCGGATGATGAGGCCAGTGAGTGATCAAGTG caaatAAAAGTAACCATGAATGATGAAGACATGGATACCTATGTATTTGCTATCGGTACTCGGAAAGCCTTGGTACGACTGCAGAAAGAGATGCAGGATCTG AGTGAGTTTTGTAGTGACAAACCTAAGTCTGGAGCAAAGTATGGACTGCCAGACTCCTTGGCCATCCTATCAGAGATGGGAGAAGTCACAGAGGGAATGATGGATACAAAG ATGGTTCACTTTCTTACACACTATGCTGACAAGATTGAATCCATTCATTTCTCAGACCAGTTCTCGGGTCCAAAAATTATGCAAGA GGAAGGTCAGCCTTTAAAGCTACCTGAAACTAAGAGGACActactatttacatttaatg TGCCTGGCTCAGGTAACACCTACCCAAAGGATATGGAGGCTTTGCTACCCCTGATGAATATGGTGATCTATTCTATTGACAAAGCCAGAAAGTTCCGACTCAACAGAGAA GGCAAACAAAAAGCAGATAAGAACCGAGCTCGGGTGGAAGAGAACTTCTTGAAGCTGACGCATGTGCAAAGACAGGAAGCTGCTCAGTCTCGGCgtgaggagaagaaaagagcagagaaagagcgAATCATGAATGAGGAAGATCCTGAGAAACAGCGCAGGCTGGAG gaAGCCGCCTTGAGGCGTGAGCagaagaaattggaaaagaagcaaatgaaaatgaaacaaatcaaGGTGAAAGCCATGTAA